CTTCTTCGCGTACTGGGTGCAGAACACGGTGGAGACGGCGTCGTAGCGGCGTTCGAGGAGTTCCAGCAGCATGCTGCGGGTGCTGTCGTCGGGTGGGTCGAGGAGCCATTCGTCGATCACGAGCAGCGTGAACGCGGCGTACTTGCGGAGGAACTTCTCCTTCCCGGCGGGCCGATCCTTAGCTGAGGCCCAGGCTTCCTCGAGGTCGGGCATGCGTATGTAGTGCGCCCGATACCGGTGCTGGCAGGCCTGTTTCGCCAGCGCGGAGCCGAGATACGACTTCCCAGATCCGGTGAAGCCTTGGAACACGACGTTCTGCTGCCTGGTGATGAAGGCGCAGGTGCCGAGTTGGGCGATCACCCCGCGGTCCAGGCCACGCTGTTCGACCAGGTCGAGGCGGCGGAAGTCCGCGTTCGGGTAACGCAGCCCGGCCCGGCGGATCAGGCCCTCGACCTTGCCGTGGGTGAAGGTGGCGTGGGCGTCGTCGACGGCGAGCTTGATGCGTTCTTCGAACACCATCCCGAGGGTGAGGGTGTCGTCCTGGGTTTCCAGGGCATCGACCAGGCAGGTGGCGCCGATCTCGCGGAGCTTGCGTTTGGTCTCGGTATCGATCCGGGTCATCGTGCGCCTCCGTAGTAGTCGGCGCCACGCACGTACCCGACCGGCCCACCGTCGCCGTTCTCTGGTCGAGTCTGGGGTCTCTGCCTGCCGGTGTGGTCCTGGTTGGTTTCCAGGATCGGTCTCAGATGGGCGTAGCGGGGTGAGCGGACCCGGGAGGCCAGCGCGGTCTGGCAGGCGGCTTCGAGGCGTTCGGTCGAGTAGCGGCGGGTCAGGCGCAGGACCGCGAGCGCGGCATCGAGGCCCTGCTCATCGACGGGGACGGACTCGAAGATCCGGTTGACCACTGTGAGCGTGTTCTCCCCGACGCGGCCGGCCCACTGGCGGACCCTGGCCGCGTCCCATTGCCGGTAGCGGGGCCCGTCAGGCAGGTCGGCGTCGTGGGTGCGGTACTGGTTGAACACTCCTGGGGGTGCGAGCAGGTGGCTGGTCAGCCGTGTGTGACCGGTGAACACCTCGAGCGTCGTGTCGGTGACCCGCAGGTCGACGCTGCGACCGATGCGGGTGTAGGGGACGGAGTAGAAGTTCTTCTCCCACACGACATGCCCATTCTTCTGGACTCGACGCCCGTAGACCCAGCGGCTGATCTCGAACGCGACCGCGGGCAGCGGCCGCAGCAGCGGTTTCTCCTCCGCTTCGAACACGCTCAGGCGTGATCCCGCCCTCTTCTGGAAGGGTTCGCGGTTGTAGGCCTCGACCCGCTGGTTGATCGCGGCGCGCAGCTCGGGCAGGGTCGCGAAGCGGCGGTCCCGGAGCCCGGCGATCACCCACGTCGCGACATGCGCGACCGTGTTCTCGACGCTGGCCTTGTCCTTCTTATCCCGAGTTCGGGATAAAAAGGACTATCCCGAGGATTGTGTTATCCCGAGCGCTGGTCGTCGCGCCTTGTCAGCGGTGGTAGGGACGGGTGGGTTCTCGGGATAATCATGTGAGTCCGGCGAGTTGGAGGATCAGGTCGTCGTTTCCTTTCCAGAGGGGTGCGGGGTCGGGTGTGGTGACGGCGGCTTTCTGGATCGCGTCGCGGACCATTTGGCTGTCGGCTGTGGCGTAGATGCTGGTGGTGGTGATGCTGGCGTGGCCGAGGAACTCCTTGATGTGGGGCAGCGGCACTCCGGCGCGCAGCATTTGCATGGCG
The DNA window shown above is from Tessaracoccus defluvii and carries:
- a CDS encoding ATP-binding protein, which encodes MTRIDTETKRKLREIGATCLVDALETQDDTLTLGMVFEERIKLAVDDAHATFTHGKVEGLIRRAGLRYPNADFRRLDLVEQRGLDRGVIAQLGTCAFITRQQNVVFQGFTGSGKSYLGSALAKQACQHRYRAHYIRMPDLEEAWASAKDRPAGKEKFLRKYAAFTLLVIDEWLLDPPDDSTRSMLLELLERRYDAVSTVFCTQYAKKDWHQRLGSGVHADAIMDRIVHNTIWIETGGTNMREHTATT